The following coding sequences are from one Salvia hispanica cultivar TCC Black 2014 chromosome 3, UniMelb_Shisp_WGS_1.0, whole genome shotgun sequence window:
- the LOC125215645 gene encoding transcription factor PRE3-like, with protein sequence MTNRRERSSRITEDEINDLILKLHPLLPDSSSRCNTKVSAAKILKETCNYLKKLHKEVDDLSERLSQLLASGNVDEDTIRALLRH encoded by the exons atgACAAACAGAAGAGAAAGAAGTTCAAGAATTACAGAAGATGAGATCAATGATCTCATCTTGAAGCTGCATCCATTGTTGCCAGATTCAAGTTCAAGGTGTAACACAAAG GTTTCAGCAGCAAAGATTTTGAAGGAGACATGCAATTACCTCAAGAAACTGCACAAAGAGGTGGATGATCTAAGTGAGAGACTCTCTCAGCTTCTTGCTTCTGGAAATGTGGATGAAGATACTATTAGGGCACTCCTCCGACATTAA
- the LOC125217114 gene encoding uncharacterized protein LOC125217114: MRPCLLLEALKHHPWLAADKRYGDIRHFSHPHPLTDEMEMDDSDNYHSCKIYGLPILSAPSYTCTIVAFDFFLHESCAQKISHPNHSTPLQVSTKHMLCL; this comes from the exons ATGCGACCTTGTCTTCTCTTAGAGGCTCTGAAGCATCATCCATGGCTGGCTGCTGATAAGAG GTATGGAGATATTAGGCATTTCAGCCATCCTCATCCATTGACTGATGAGATGGAAATGGATGATAGTGATAACTATCATTCTTGCAAAATTTATGGGTTGCCAATTCTATCCGCTCCCTCCTACACTTGCACCATTGTTGCTTTCGATTTTTTTCTGCAcgaatcatgtgcccaaaaaaTCAGCCATCCCAATCATAGTACACCATTGCAAGTTTCCACTAAGCACATGCTTTGTCTCTGA
- the LOC125215644 gene encoding pentatricopeptide repeat-containing protein At4g13650, protein MLLARRGYFAHFSLQRLQLVASVNFLNKEIRKIHRTYNVGALEQCLDIIDSIDGNKIEGGKLKTELCENDEVSECRNLSFYEKTGSFYVGRDSHREVFTISRELDKIATLEDDAVFNILQACIGAKVSLHFIQLLHAKIICCGSSKIPHVCNPLIDLYLKNECVDSAVRVFKLLRARDSVSWVAMISGLSRNCHELESIQLYCEMRRIGVYPTPYVFSSILSACTKISLYRVGQQLHALVCKWGFSSQVYVCNSLLSLYSRCGYITSAELVFSEMKQRDKVSYNTLISGFSMQGSVGKSVELFEKMQTESLKPDSVTVASLLGSCASMGNLYKGMQLHSYAIKAGICADIIIEGSLLDLYVKCSDVKTAHKLFLAMQTDNVVLWNMMLVAYGQLGDLHESFNLFSCMQIKGLKPNQYTYPSILRTCTSVGELDLGQQVHTQAIKTGFQPNVYVCSVLIDMYAKNGELETALKILRCLNEDDIVSWTAMISGYTQHDMFAEAIKLFEEMQEQGIQSDNIGLASAISACAGILALKQGRQIHSQSIVSGFSSDISVGNALVCLYARCGCIQEAHLTFEKMHSRDNVTWNGLISGFSQSGNHEEAMKVFTHMTQAGEEANMYTYGSAISAAANLAHVKLGKQIHGRTIHTGHNSETEVCNVLVTLYAKCGCLNDAKRVFIEMPQKNEISWNSMITGYSQHGHGRKAIELFDDMNMLELKPNHITYIGVLTACSHVGLVEEGLSYFKSMSKQHGLIPKQEHYACVVDILGRAGQLSRAKAFVQSMPIKPDAMIWRTFLSACTVHKNREFGEVAAKNLLELEPDHSATYVLMSNMYAVTGEWGHRDRTRLLMRDRGVKKEAGRSWIEVKNSVHAFFVGDRLHPLADEIYNYLDELTKKVAAIGYVPDQSSLWNEAELRQKDPTAQIHSEKLAVAFGLLSLPDIIPLHVMKNLRVCNDCHNWIKFISKVVDRPIVVRDAYRFHHFQDGSCSCKDYW, encoded by the coding sequence TTCGGAATGTAGAAATTTGAGCTTCTACGAGAAAACAGGATCGTTTTATGTTGGGAGGGATTCACACAGGGAAGTATTCACTATTTCACGAGAGCTCGACAAGATTGCTACTCTAGAGGATGACGCCGTGTTTAATATTCTGCAGGCTTGCATCGGTGCTAAAGTTTCTTTGCACTTTATCCAACTGCTTCATGCTAAGATCATCTGCTGTGGTTCAAGTAAAATTCCTCATGTTTGCAATCCTCTGATTGACTTATACCTGAAGAATGAATGTGTAGATTCTGCAGTTCGCGTATTTAAACTTTTGCGTGCGAGGGATAGTGTGTCTTGGGTTGCCATGATATCAGGCTTGTCTCGTAATTGTCATGAATTAGAGAGTATTCAACTTTATTGTGAGATGCGAAGGATAGGAGTATATCCAACTCCATACGTTTTTTCAAGCATATTAAGTGCTTGCACTAAGATAAGCTTGTATAGAGTAGGTCAGCAACTTCATGCTCTAGTATGCAAGTGGGGGTTCTCGTCACAAGTATATGTGTGCAACTCTCTTCTTTCGCTTTATTCTAGATGTGGATACATAACATCTGCTGAACTAGTTTTTAGTGAAATGAAGCAAAGGGATAAAGTTTCATATAACACTCTTATATCAGGGTTCTCTATGCAAGGATCAGTTGGTAAGTCCGTTGAATTGTTTGAGAAAATGCAGACTGAGTCCTTAAAACCAGATAGTGTTACGGTTGCGAGTCTGCTGGGTAGCTGTGCTTCAATGGGGAATCTTTATAAGGGAATGCAATTGCATTCGTATGCAATCAAGGCTGGAATATGTGCGGATATCATTATCGAGGGTTCTCTGCTAGACCTTTATGTAAAATGTTCTGATGTTAAAACAGCTCATAAGCTCTTCCTTGCAATGCAAACAGATAATGTGGTGCTATGGAATATGATGCTAGTGGCGTATGGGCAGCTAGGAGATCTCCATGAGTCTTTTAACCTTTTTTCTTGTATGCAAATTAAGGGGTTGAAACCTAACCAATACACATACCCTAGCATTTTAAGAACGTGCACTTCTGTCGGAGAACTTGATCTAGGACAACAAGTTCATACCCAGGCTATAAAAACTGGATTTCAGCCAAATGTGTATGTCTGTAGTGTGCTTATAGATATGTACGCCAAAAATGGTGAACTTGAAACTGccttgaaaattttgagatgtCTTAATGAAGATGATATAGTTTCTTGGACAGCTATGATCTCCGGCTATACTCAACATGACATGTTTGCTGAAGCTATTAAACTTTTTGAGGAAATGCAAGAACAAGGGATTCAATCAGATAATATAGGATTAGCAAGTGCTATCAGTGCATGTGCTGGAATTCTAGCTCTAAAACAAGGACGTCAAATTCATAGTCAGTCTATTGTCTCCGGCTTCTCTTCAGATATATCAGTTGGAAATGCACTTGTATGTCTCTATGCTAGATGTGGTTGTATACAAGAAGCACACTTGACATTTGAGAAAATGCATTCTAGAGATAACGTTACATGGAATGGTTTGATATCAGGATTTTCACAGAGTGGAAACCACGAAGAAGCAATGAAGGTCTTCACTCATATGACACAAGCTGGAGAGGAGGCTAATATGTACACCTATGGCTCTGCTATTAGTGCTGCTGCAAATTTGGCACATGTTAAACTAGGTAAGCAAATTCACGGAAGGACAATTCATACAGGACATAATAGTGAGACTGAAGTGTGCAATGTCTTAGTAACATTGTATGCAAAGTGTGGATGCCTTAATGATGCCAAGAGGGTGTTTATTGAGATGCCTCAGAAGAATGAAATTTCATGGAATTCAATGATCACCGGTTATTCTCAACATGGACACGGTAGAAAAGCTATTGAGCTCTTTGACGATATGAATATGCTCGAGCTGAAGCCAAATCATATAACGTATATTGGAGTTTTGACTGCTTGTAGCCATGTAGGATTGGTGGAGGAGGGGCTTAGTTACTTCAAATCCATGAGTAAACAACATGGTTTAATACCTAAACAGGAACATTATGCCTGTGTGGTCGATATTCTTGGAAGGGCAGGTCAGCTCAGTCGTGCAAAAGCATTTGTGCAGTCTATGCCAATCAAACCAGACGCTATGATCTGGAGGACCTTCTTAAGTGCTTGCACGGTCCACAAAAACAGAGAATTTGGTGAAGTTGCAGCGAAGAATCTCTTGGAGCTTGAACCTGACCATTCTGCTACTTATGTCCTCATGTCAAACATGTATGCTGTTACCGGTGAATGGGGTCATCGGGATCGCACAAGACTCCTCATGAGAGACAGAGGCGTGAAGAAAGAGGCTGGTCGTAGTTGGATTGAAGTGAAAAATTCAGTCCATGCATTCTTTGTCGGTGATAGACTCCATCCTCTTGCAGACGAGATATACAACTACTTGGATGAACTAACCAAGAAAGTGGCTGCAATTGGTTATGTACCAGATCAAAGTAGCCTATGGAACGAGGCGGAGCTTAGGCAGAAGGACCCGACTGCACAAATTCACAGCGAAAAGTTGGCTGTTGCTTTTGGACTTCTAAGCCTTCCTGATATCATCCCCTTGCATGTCATGAAGAATCTTCGCGTCTGTAATGATTGCCATAACTGGATTAAGTTTATCTCAAAGGTGGTCGATCGGCCTATCGTTGTACGGGATGCCTACCGCTTCCATCATTTCCAAGATGGAAGCTGTTCTTGTAAAGATTATTGGTAA
- the LOC125209995 gene encoding uncharacterized protein LOC125209995, with amino-acid sequence MRCAQQTFGCSFLAHKVCADLLPILKFGFTTRVRDVMAQPCPDPAKCSVGIPLMVDLSWMATPSIVKHSSHSQHLLFRTSRRSMISPISCCSSDSLAFDVYKCSICDFYIHIRCAALPKMIHFHKFDQHPLHLITAGTSNSFGSDHDICEVCEEDIECKYWFFHSAKCDYSFHVNCIPSVGYLSKVKFGGKYSMSCHSHPLMRKRMLTYGRNERCGYCHKIIVGLVDQVAFSCEQCDYWIHFSCASDSLSSSHTRGTILFEEFDL; translated from the exons ATGAG ATGCGCTCAACAAACTTTTGGCTGCTCTTTCCTTGCCCATAAAGTCTGTGCAGACCTTCTCCCCATTCTCAAGTTTGGATTTACCACTAGAGTTCGAGACGTGATGGCGCAACCATGTCCGGACCCGGCCAAATG TTCTGTTGGTATTCCCTTGATGGTTGATCTGTCATGGATGGCTACCCCAAGCATTGTAAAGCACAGCTCACACAGCCAACACCTTCTCTTTCGCACCTCCCGTCGTTCGATGATCTCCCCCATCAGTTGCTGCTCCAGCGACTCCCTTGCTTTTGATGTCTATAAGTGCAGTATATGTGATTTCTACATTCATATAAGGTGCGCCGCACTACCCAAAATGATTCATTTCCATAAATTCGATCAACATCCTCTGCATTTGATCACTGCCGGTACTAGTAATAGTTTTGGTAGTGATCACGACATCTGTGAGGTGTGTGAGGAAGATATAGAGTGCAAGTATTGGTTCTTCCACTCTGCTAAATGTGACTACTCTTTCCATGTAAACTGCATTCCCTCAGTTGGCTATTTGTCCAAAGTCAAGTTTGGAGGCAAATATAGTATGTCTTGTCACTCTCATCCTCTCATGCGTAAACGGATGCTTACTTACGGAAGAAATGAGAGGTGTGGGTATTGCCACAAAATCATTGTGGGATTGGTAGATCAAGTGGCTTTCTCTTGTGAACAGTGTGATTATtggattcatttttcttgtgcAAGTGATTCACTCTCATCCTCTCACACCCGTGGAACCATACTTTTTGAGGAATTTGACCTATAA